ACAAGTCAAAATCGACTATTTTAATGGACGGAAGCGTGTCGATTGACTCCATTCCCCGCGAAAAACGGGAGCCCCGTTAATTTCCGGGGAGGACGTGGAGTCGGGCTTCAGAAATGGCCCCCTCGACCGTCTTCCCTCTCAAGCTCCCGCTCTACTGCATCGATTCAGCCCTCGAGGTACTCGCCAAAGGCAGGATATGCAGGATCTTCCACCATGTCCAGTACGCAATTGCTCTCTTCCTCTACGCTCTCTTCTCCGccctccgcctcctcctcctccgcttTCCGGCCGGTTCCCGCCGGATTCCCAACCCGGAGCCCGCTGGGAGTAACAGCCCCGCGGTCCTCGACTCCGGAATAGGCCGGGCCCTCACGCAGATCCTCTCTCTAACGAGCGAGATCCCCGTGGGCTCACGGAAGTACGACGTCGTCCGCGACCTCGCCGATCGAATCATCGACGAGAACGCCCGCGATGGGAGCGCGGTGTTGGCAGAGATCAACCGCGCGGTGGTGTCCTCTGCTTTCGGCAGGACCCTCGACTTTCTGGAGGTGGCGATGGAGGAGCGCTCGTCGTCGGAGGGCGAGTTCCCATCTTCGGAGAAGGTCGAGGGCTCGCAGGTCATCGGGCTTTTGCGAGTCGTGGAGGCGGCTAGGCGCCGCCTAGGGTTTTCCGGGCGCAGGGACAGCAGGTTGTCTGCGGAGAAGCTGGCTCTGGAGCTGCTCTGGCTTGCGCAGAAGCTGGACGTCTGTGGAGCCGTTGGTGAAGCCATCCGACGTCTGGGATCGGCTTCTCGTGTGGCTCGACTCGCTGTCTCGGCTGACCCTCGGCTCCAGACTTGCATCGTCAAACTCTCAGGTACTCTCAAGACAAATTACGATTCCATCGTCCAACTCCCAGCCGTAGCAATTTCCCTTGTCCATTTTTGCATTTGGACCCCATTTTTGCAGTTACCTTGCGAGTCTTTTCTCCTGTTTTCGGAACATGAGCTCAAAGTTCAGTGGTCGACCCTCTACCGACAATGGAAACAACTAGATTATTGTAGTAATTGTTGGTCTCCTGCTCCAAAACGATTTATCTGAATTAGGTCTGGTGGATCACCGATTTCTTTCTGCGATGGTGATTCGCCCCACATCCCAGAGGGAGGAACAGAGATGAAAAATCTCGGCCCTGATTTCCGTCCGTCCTTTTGGCTGGTAGAGAATCGCTTGGAAGCTTTCGACACTGTCGCTTTTCCTTGGACGGCGACAATGTCCCTACGCATATGCTAGTTGGAACGCGTGTTTGGTCTCTGGCTGTTGTTCTTCGGGTCTGAATTTGACTCGTGACGTTTGCTAATTACGATTGGTTGCAATTTTACAATCTATTTGCTGAACCTTACCTGGCTGGAAAAATATCCAAGCGAGGTTGCTCACCACGAGTACCCTCACAGGATAGACCATACTGCCGACTATGCCGGCCTTTTTTCCCCTTATCAATTTGGGTCAGATCTTTCAGTAAATGGAGTGGGCCTACTTCGGCCATTCTGCTCCATGGTTGGTTGGTGTCGAGATCAACGCCGTTAAGACTCCTTACGGAATTTCTGCACTCGGACCCAAGTATGGTTTttgtcaaattcatgaaatttaaaACTCAAGTTGTTGGGAGttcattttgatatttgatAGCGTTGGCGTTGCTAAAAGGGAGAGCTATCGGCCATCCATATTCTCTTATTGATATAGCCCATAAAAAATGAAGTCCATTGAAGCTGGTGACAAGAGATCGCCCAAGAGCAGAAGAATTCGTGTTGTCAACAGCATCCTACTGAGGGTGGTACGGAAATCGAATTATCAGCTCAATCTGTAGTGCGATGTCTGACCGTAGTTACTACTTTCACGCAAACCCCACAAGGTCGTTAAAATCAGGTTCTGAAACGAATCCGACCGAAAAAGATTGAGAGAATAGGCTGAATTGAATCAGAATCAGAATCAGATTCGGAATCATTTGCAAATGGGATCAGATGAAAGTTTTATATCTTAAAGtaaaaacaaaggaagaaagttttgaaaacataaaaagagaaagcaaCAAACGTTATCTCTGACCCTCTAAGGAATCAAAAGCATATGATTTTACTCGAATCAGCCGATTCAGGTCCATTAGGCTAATTTTTACAACACTGCTTCCAAACAGTGAAAGTCATAAAACCTCTTGCAATTATCATGGCCTCTAACACCTTGTTTCCAAGCAGTCAAATTGTTGTGTTATGGATTTGTTGAAGAAGGCCGGACTGTGTATGCTAGTATAGGCAATCTGTGTTGCTTTTAGTGAGTGCTGGTAAATTAACCGAGCAGCTCTTTTGAGCTAGTTCGGCTTGGGAAACTTGGTCTTGCTGGTACTATCTTCTATGCTTTTAGTTGGTCGTGCGAATTGTATCACATTAAAACATCTATACGAAGGTTCATAATGAATCTTGAAATCTTTATTTAAACGAAAGCTAAAACGTTGGTTAAACCATAAACCTTCGGATCctatttgattcttttttgcTGGTTGGTTTGGTTTATTGATCTAATCTGATCTACAGATCAGCAGTAGAAATGgggatttcttttttaaataaatagcaATTGAGAAAGGCTGAGCTTGCAGTGTAGATGATTTAGATAAATACTTGTTAATGTAATCAATTTCATATTATACCGTTTGTTAGTGAGCGGCATGATTGGTCAAGTTCTTGCAGGTATTTACAATAAATTATTACCTTGTTCCTTTTGGCTTGTGCAGTTTTCATATTGAAGAAGATTAAGGAAgttgaagaagatggagataACAAGATCGAACGGTCAGAAGTACTCCAATTTCTGCTATGTTGGATGCCATTGCTTTGTCATGCTAGCAATGGCGCGGATGCACCAGTTTTATCATCCGTTGAGAGAGTACATATGGAAGGTGTGATAGAGGAGACAATTAACAGACTGGCTTTGGAAGATCAGGAGAAGGTGTTAAGGATTTGGCTTAAGCAGTACTCAAGCTCTACTTCCGACTGGCCGAACTTGCAACAATGCTATAACAGGTGGTACTCTGCATCCAGAAAACTTGTTGGTTGACAAACAGAGAAAGACTGGAATCAACAAATGTCAGCAAATATCTATCTCTGTAAAGGATTCTGTGGACGAATATCTATTTCTGTAAAGGATTAGGTCATCCACATTATAGAATGCATTATTCATGACAGATGCACTTATTGTATACTTTCTCGTTCCCTTTGTAGTTGTACAAATTCTTGCATGGTGTACATatcttaatatttttatatcatAGACCCAGTAGGTATACAAgttaactttttcctttttccgttgttttattttcctttcatgtaGAAAATGGTCGATTATATTCTCCGGTTAGCAATAAATCGAATATTTAATGTAGTGTATACTTCTGTCCGTCTCTAAGTTTTTATGGATAAAAAGGCGAAGGCATAGTCCTGACAATGCGAACTTGCACGCACGTGGATATGCACGCACCGAAGAGTCCTGAAAATTTCAGACTGCAATTGTTGGTGACGAGCAGTGGTTGGCTTGGCTGAATAGCCAAGTTCTTGAGCAACAGATGTGTCTCTTGGAGCTTACATGGATTGTAGATACGATGACAAGCCTGAGGAAGAGAAAGGGGGAAACTTTATTCAACCTCCTGCAACCAGCTTGAATTTTTCATGGAACAGGAGCAGTAAACTTTTGAACATGTTGGTGTCCACTCTTCGACGACCAGTTTCAAATCATTATGGCTCTCTAACCAAATGACGGTCCATATAGGTTATAAAACACAAACTGCATATAGTGCTAGATTTCCCAGGAGAAGGCTACAACTCCCAACGAAGAGATGGTAAAGTTGGTTTCGATCGTCTCCTTCTAGGCTTCAACATCTAAATCAACCATTCTCGACAGATGAATCATCACAAGTAGAACGGCTTCTGGTATATGTCGAACGGCTCTGATGATGACAATAATGGCTCCTGCATGATTTATGTATCAAATCAGCTAAGAAATGGATGAGCAGCATTTCACAATAATGCCGGGGCGTCATGGTTTTGTCTCCCTACTGTTCAACTGCCCTGTCAGAGAGGGACAATCACTGAAGTATATCTATTTTTCAGAAACCCAGCAAGCTATTAGGTTAATGGTATTATCTTTGTGCTTAGCTACAGTTCCAGAAGGACATTGACCATCGAAACCATGCACTGTCTCccatttcatgattttgatgCACAGCCACGCTATCGTTCAGTATGCATTTGCTACAAATCATCAGTGACCTCTGATGATGTTGCCAGCACCGATTTTCCTATGTTACAGTCCAGACCTGAGTACACTATCCATACTGCTGCCTGGTGACTACAAACTTTTTCCAACAAAATTTTAAGTCAAAGGCCAAAACATGCAAGAGCACAAGGTTTTCAGGATTTGGAACGAAAAGCCTACCATTAAATGAATGGCAGGCAATTAAACTGAAATTAGAGGGAAAAGTCCTCGGTTAACTACTCCCAAAGAGGGTCATGGGCAAAAATAATTGCAACAGCAGCAGCCGAGGAACTTCCACGAATTCAATTCCAAAATATGGCTGCGGTCTTTTAGGCTTTTTGCATATGTAATGCGTTTGGTCCAAATGACAAAGAAAAGGGAATCACCTGTGCCAACCCATTGCCGAATACTCTTTTCAAGAGCGAGGAAATTGGGCCACTTCCCTGAATTCCTAAATTAGCATTTCTGATAGCCCATTGAATGGAATGCATCAGACTGccataggttgctccagcaccCTTATTCTCAATAGCATGAATGAAAGAGTAAGTCATGGCACCTGTCATTGTATTTCCAGTAAAAGCCTGCATAGCAAGAAAATCCATCCACACGTTATTTATTTTGCACGGTAATCCATAGAGTGAATTTTGTTATATTTACAActaaatttgttcaaaaataggGCATGGAAGATGCTTAAGCTGAATGTGCGCTTCCATAAATTGCTTGGAAACTGCGTTGAGGAGCTTTTTAATTTTGAGGACTACTGCTTCATAGTATCCAGCAGAGTCTTGCGCCTAGTATCTTGgacattttttgtttccttagAAGATTTCATAAAAGTTTAATTCTTGAGTCATTCGACCTGGAAAATATTGTATTTAAACGCCAACCATGTTTGTGTTGGTAAATAGGCGCTTGTGAACTTTATTCCACGCCATTCTCGACagatctcattcgtattcagaGTGCTTTCTAGAACTCGATTTTAAGTTCCTAACCTTATGAAAATAATCTCTATCGCATCTTACTAGGGAAAGATTAATATGACTGCTATAGTCTCTGCTCCAATGGtattttttcttcctccccTATTTACTGACATATTTGATAGAGATGGAGAGAAAAGGACGTTTCTAGGTAACAAGTTGAGTCAAAAGAGCAGGATCTTAACCACAAAAATCATTGGGTTACGATGACAGATACCATACTGTATTCCATATTTTAAAACAACACATCAAATAGCAACAGAAAGCTAATTGGATCAGAAAAATAGATGCACCTCCATTAATCTAAAATGCAACACCCAGGAATTGCTTCATAATAGGAATTTACATACTGTGTACCTCTCTATGTTGGTGTTCCTTACCGAGGTATCAGCTGAGGTTTGATGGTCATCACAGCTGCAGAATGACCA
Above is a window of Nymphaea colorata isolate Beijing-Zhang1983 chromosome 8, ASM883128v2, whole genome shotgun sequence DNA encoding:
- the LOC116258942 gene encoding uncharacterized protein LOC116258942 is translated as MAPSTVFPLKLPLYCIDSALEVLAKGRICRIFHHVQYAIALFLYALFSALRLLLLRFPAGSRRIPNPEPAGSNSPAVLDSGIGRALTQILSLTSEIPVGSRKYDVVRDLADRIIDENARDGSAVLAEINRAVVSSAFGRTLDFLEVAMEERSSSEGEFPSSEKVEGSQVIGLLRVVEAARRRLGFSGRRDSRLSAEKLALELLWLAQKLDVCGAVGEAIRRLGSASRVARLAVSADPRLQTCIVKLSVFILKKIKEVEEDGDNKIERSEVLQFLLCWMPLLCHASNGADAPVLSSVERVHMEGVIEETINRLALEDQEKVLRIWLKQYSSSTSDWPNLQQCYNRWYSASRKLVG